A stretch of Lathyrus oleraceus cultivar Zhongwan6 chromosome 6, CAAS_Psat_ZW6_1.0, whole genome shotgun sequence DNA encodes these proteins:
- the LOC127095866 gene encoding uncharacterized protein LOC127095866 — MLLSDHDIQYVAQKAIKGSILADHLAHHPMEDYQPLKFDFPDEDIMVIKDYEISGPDEEPESGERCTLMFHGASNAIGHEVGVLLMSPKNFHLPFTTKLCFTCMSNMAEYEACILGLEKAIELRIKFFEVYEDSTLVIHQIRGDWETRHANLIPYRDYVLKLLPKFDKITFSQIHREENQMENALETLASMYKWIWPNHQPNIDSRHFDEHVHCLTTKEESYDKPWFFDIKHYLEKQEYPTEASNLDKRAIRRLASKFFLNGDVLYKRNYDMVLLRCMDKWEANKLMKDIHRGSFGTHANGHAMEKKILRVGYYWLTMEIDCYHYARTCYRCQIYADKMHVPPSPLNVISSPWPFSMWGIDTIGTIEPKASNGHMFILVSIFYFTKWVEVASYANVTKQVVTRILKNNIICRYGVPNKIITDNESNLNNKTIEELYAKSNTTTRHHISPR; from the coding sequence ATGTTATTATCAGACCATGATATCCAATATGTCgcacaaaaggccatcaagggtagcATATTAGCAGATCATCTTGCTCACCATCCAATGGAAGATTACCAACccttgaagtttgatttcccaGATGAAGACATTATGGTTATCAAAGACTATGAGATTTCTGGACCCGACGAGGAACCTGAATCAGGGGAGCGATGCACTCTCATGTTCCATGGTGCTTCAAATGCCATAGGTCATGAAGTTGGGGTATTAttgatgtctcccaagaattttCATCTACCATTCACTACAAAGCTTTGCTTCACCTGTATGAgtaacatggctgagtatgaagcttgcatattaGGACTAGAGAAGGCCATTGAGTTAAGAATCAAATTCTTTGAAGTATATGAAGACTCCACTCTAGTAATACATCAGATCAGAGGTGATTGGGAAACGAGACATGCTAATctaattccatatcgggattatgTGCTGAAGTTACTCCCGAAGTTCGACAAAATTACCTTTTCCCAAATTCatcgagaagagaatcagatggaAAATGCTCTAGAAACTCTGGCGTCCATGTACAAGTGGATATGGCCTAATCATCAACCTAATATTGACAGCAGGCATTTTGATGAACATGTTCATTGTTTGACAACAAAAGAAGAGTCATATGACaaaccctggttctttgatatcaaacaCTATCTTGAAAAGCAAGAATATCCGACAGAGGCTTCCAACCTTGACAAGAGGGCTATACGGAGGTTGGCATCCAAGTTCTTCCTAAATGGGGACgtattgtataagagaaattatgacatggtcttactcagatgtaTGGACAAATGGGAAGCTAATAAACTCATGAAGGATATACACAGAGGATCTTTTGGCACCCACGCAAATGGACATGCGATGGAAAAGAAAATCCTGAGGGTAGGTTACTACTGGTTAACAATGGAAATTGATTGTTATCATTATGCTAGAACATGCTACaggtgtcaaatttatgctgacaaaatgCATGTACCACCTAGCCCTCTGAATGTCATatcatcaccatggcctttctctatgtggggaattgacacGATCGGGACGATCGAACCTAAAGCATCCAATGGACATATGTTTATATTGGTTTCCATATtctatttcaccaaatgggtcgaagtCGCGTCTTATGCAAATGTCACCAAGCAAGTGGTTACTCGTATCTTAAAGAACAATATCATATGTCGATACGGGGTTCCCAATAAAATCATCACTGATAACGAGTCCAACCTCAACAACAAAACAATAGAGGAGTTGTACGCAAAATCAAACACCACAACTCGTCACCATATCAgcccaagatga